TGTCAAAAGCGGCTGCCAATAGTGCAGATGCACCGTATTCTGCCCAAACGGAAGCGCATAGTAGCTGCGCGCTTGGGTGATATTATTTTGGTAGTATACCGACTCCAAGGCCGTGGGTGTAATGGTGTCTTGAATCGGTTCCACCAAGTGGGAAACATCTGCCAATTGATCGTTCCAGGCAAGGCGAGGGAAGAGATTGGTATCGGCTGGAAAGCTAAACACAACATCCGGCGATCGCTCTTCTTCAATGGCTCGCTGGGTATCACTCAAGATGTCGCGATCGGGCAGGAGAACTAAGTCGGCTTCAAACCCAGACGCTTGCTCCCAATCCGACACCAGTTGCACAATGACCTCATTCTCTTCTGGCAGAAACCCCTGGGTCCACCAGATGGTGAGCTTATCATCCACCACCGTCTCTAATTCTTCGGGCATGGCTTCAGAATCAGACTGGATAACGGGGGTACCCTGAGCACAGGTAATCAGCCCTAGCGTTAAGCTGGCTAGGATGAAAACTCTTAAGATTTGCTTGAAGGTCACCATAGTTTCTTACTATTCATACTGATCCAGATAGCTAATCAAACGACTGTTGAACAAGGTGTTGTCGCTGGGAGTGCTGCACCCCAAACCGCCAAGATATCCACAATCCGCTCCGCTGTATTTCCATCCCATAGGTCAGGAACACGCCCCGTTTTTCCCTGCCCCTCTAGAATTTGAAACACTTCCTGAATGATGCGATCGGGATCTTGCCCCACCAAGGTATTGGTGCCTTCGATGACGGTTTCGGGGCGATCGGTATTGTCCCGCATGGTGAGACAGGGAATGCCTAGCACCGTTGTTTCTTCCTGCACGCCGCTGGAATCCATGAGCGTAAACTGAGCCGACGATAGAGCGCAGATGAAGTCTAGGTAACCCAGCGGTGGCGTCACCCAGACCTGATCTAGGCTATCGAGCCGAGCCTGTAGGCCAAACGTTTCCAGCCGCTGCTGGGTACGAGGATGCATGGGAAACAGGAGGGGCACCCGTTCGCTCACCGTGGCGATCGCCTCTAGCAAGCGTTCAAGCATCACCGGGTCATCTACATTGCCAGGACGATGGAGAGTCACCAATCCGTACTGCTGAGGCTGAACTGGGTAGGTCTCTAGCAGTGTGGATTGGTGACGAGCCCGTTCGAGATTGGCCTTGAGGCTATCAATCATCACATTGCCCACGAAATGAATGGCTTCTGGGGCAATACCCTCCCGCAACAGGTTATCCGTGGCGATCGCCGAGGTGGTGAAGAACAAATCGCTAATGGCATCGGTGCAGATGCGGTTAATCTCCTCCGGCATGGTTCGATCCCAACTGCGCAACCCTGCCTCCACATGGGCGATGGGGATATGCAGCTTGGACGCAGCCAGTGCCCCCGCCAAGGTAGAGTTCACGTCGCCTACCACCAGCACTAAGTCAGGCTGATAGTCCTGCATCACCTCTTCTAGAGCGATCATCGTCCGCCCCGTTTGCTCGGCATGGGACCCCGATCCAATCCCTAAAAACACGTCTGGAGCAGGCAGTTGGAGGTCATCAAAGAAGACCTGAGACATGCGGTCATCATAGTGTTGCCCAGTGTGCACCAATTGCCACTGCATCGTGGAATAGAGATTCATTTGACGCAGAATGGGCGCAATCTTGACAAAATTGGGGCGTGCTCCTACAACATTGAGGATTTTCACGTCATAACTCCGAATAAGAGAACCCAAAGCGGCAGAAGAACAAGCAAGGCTAAACAGCCAAACACAAGCGTCGTCACGGCTAGTTCTCGATCAAGACCATAGGCCTCTGCAAACACAACCGTTGCAAACGCTGGCGGCATCCCCATTTGCAGCACAAGGGCTAACTGGGTTTGTTCTGCTACCCCAAAAAACATCAGGCCGGTTCCTACCACCAAGGGCACAAGAACCATTTTGATGCCAAGGCATGGCAAAGCCTGCTTCAGCTTACGAAGGGACGTAAGCTGACTGAGCTGCATACCGATGAGGACTAGGGCTAAATTGACAATGCCCCAGGCACAGGTTCGGAGACTGGTCTCCGCGAATTCTGGTAGATTCACTAATCGTAGTAGCAATCCGAACCCCAGACTCCAAATTGCAGGATTCTTCAAAATTTTTTCAGAAAGCTTTACAGAACTCCCTTCCCCAACTGTGCCGTATTTAGCAGCGAGAACCACCCCCACACCATAAACCCCAACAAATGTGCCGAGGAGATCGTAGAATAAAGCCCAAGCAAAGTAGTCGGGGCCAACCAGACCAAGAACCACCGGGAATCCCATATATCCAGTGTTGCCCACCATCATGGCCAACAAAAAGCTACCTTGGGTGGCGCGAGACCAGTCGCTATTGCGAAGTATCAAACCCGTGTTGGGAGCATGGTCATCCAACCCTTTAGACATGGCCCGGAGGCGTTCGTCTCCCACCCCTAGGTCAATCCAAACCCAGGCGAAGGCAGCACCCACCGCGATCGCCACCCAGGCGGTTACCGGGGCGATGAGAATCCAGCCCGATAGGTCAGCCCGATACAAAAATGCCACAATGCTAATGGGCAGTCCAATCCAAAAGATAAATTGACCTAGTTTGGCCGATGCCCCCTTTGGCAAAAGACGACCTAACACCCATCCTAAAGAAATCCAACCCATAAGAGGGATGTAGAGTTTGATGAGAGCAGGAATGAGATCAGGCATAGAACTCAAGTAATTAGATAAACTTAGCTAAGTAATCAGCAATCAGCAAATGCAGCGATCTTGGGACAAGGCTCAAGTATCCTTTGGGGATCCTAGAAACCCACCAGAACTCTAAGCCTAATGCTAGTCGATAGATGCTTCTTTTTATACATGTTTAAGGTCTGACCATAGGTTCATGCTCCCATCGCTCCGCCCCTTGGGAAGGAGGCGCACTGGATCGACGGTGTTACTGAATCAGGGGATGAGCCTCGAACGGGAGGCATGAACTGCCTGCCAAGGGTTGCGGGATCCTACGGCTTCTCAAAAACGTCTCGGTTCAACCCCCTCTCCCGTGATGACCGCGTTGATGTCGGCTGCTCATTCAGGAAAACGCGCCACAGAGCAGGTTTTTGCCCTCCCCAAGGATGACGACAGCAAGACGGGCGATCGTTTAAGCTAAAAGAGTGGCAATGAGATGAATTTGGGTCACCCTAGCGTCTTTCTAACCATTCCTACTCCTTGTTTAACCTCACCCCTGTTGTAACGGAGCCAACTCGATCTGTGACTGATTCTGACCATGCCTTGAGCCATTCTCACCCCGACCCGTCTCCCTCTCATCCGGCAGAGAAGCCATCGGCCTCCTCCTGTGACGAAAGCGATCGCAAGATTCAGGAGCTAAAACAGGTGCTCGACCGTCATCGGGGCGATCGCGTTTTGGTGCTGCTCCAGGATTTTCCTGATCCCGATGCCCTATCCTGCGCTTGGGCCTTTCAACTGATTGCCAAACAGTATGAAATCCGCTGTGACTTAGTTTACGCAGGCACCCTCAGCCATCAGGAAAATATTGCCCTTGTGAAACTGACAGGGCTGCCGGTGCAGCGCTGGACGCCGCAAAAAGCCCGAGAGCGAGATCTCTCCACCTATCAAGGCTATGTGCTGATCGACAGCCAGGGCGGCACCACCCAACTCCTATCGCTGGTGCAGTCTGCCAATATTCCTGCCTTGATTATCGTGGATCACCATAACGTCCAGGATGACCTCAAGCCAGAGTTTGCCGACATTCGCTCCCATACCCGCGCCACCGCCACTATTTTTACTCAATATATCCAATCCGGGCTGATTAAATTCGACACAGGTAATCGAGAGCATGTGAAATGTGCGACTGCTCTGATTCATGGGCTGCGATCGGATACCAATGGACTGATGCACGCTCAGGAAGAAGATTTCTTGGCGGCAGGCTTTCTCAGTCGGTTTCATGATTCCCAACTGTTAAATGCCGTATTACAAGCGTCCCGATCGAAGCAAGTTATGGATGTGATTGAACGAGCCTTGCGCAATCGGGTCTTAGAAAATAACTTCTCTATTTCTGGAATTGGCTATCTGCGCTACGACTATCGGGATGCTATTCCCCAAGCGGCAGACTTTTTAGTCACCGAAGAGAACGTACATACTGCGGTGGTCTACGGCATTGTCTATGATGAAGACGAAGATCTAGAAGTGGTGATTGGATCGCTGCGCACCAATAAGATAACCCTGGATCCCGATGAGTTCATCAAAGAGGCCTTTGGGCAAGATAACCAGGGACGCTTCTTTGGCGGTGGACGCGCCATGGCTGGCGGCTTCGAGATTCCCATGGGATTCTTAACCGGATACAATGAAAACTCTGAATATACCCAGCTCAAATGGCAAGTCTTCGATGCTCAGATCAAGCAAAAGCTAGAGCGACTAGTGGATCCAGAAGAAGGCGAGATTCGCACGATGTAGCCCATGACAGATTCAGAACCCCATGCAAATCAGATAAGCTTAAGCGATCGCATTAAACACCAGGCTCAGGCCCTTGGCTTCCATCGGGTCGGCATTGCTAGCGTTGAAGCCGCCGATCGCGACGGGGCTGCCCAGCGCCTGCAGGCTTGGCTCAAGCAAGGCTATCAGGCCGAGATGGCTTGGATGGCTAATCCCAAGCGGCAGGATATTGACCAGGTGATGCCTGGGGTGCGATCGCTGATCTGTGTGGCGTTGAATTACTACACCCCCCACGCCCATAGCGATGATCCTAGCCACGGCAAAATCTCCCGCTATGGCTGGGGGCGCGACTACCATCGAGTTCTACAATCACGGCTGAAGGCGCTGGCCACCTGGATTGAACAGCAGGGTGAAGGTATCGAAACTCGCTACTACGTCGATACGGGGCCGATCTCAGATAAGTTTTGGGCAGAACAGGCTGGCATTGGCTGGGTGGCCAAAAACGGTAATCTGATTACCCGCGACTACGGCTCCTGGGTGTTCCTAGGCGAAGTGCTGACCAACCTCGATCTCACCCCCGATCGCCCCCATATCCCCCACTGCGGCACCTGCACCCGTTGCATGGACGCTTGCCCTACCGGAGCGATCGCCCAACCCTTTGTGGTAGATGCCAATCGCTGCATCGCCTATCACACCATCGAAAATCGCGCCGACCAGCTTCCCGAGGCGATCGCCAGCCAGATGCAGGGCTGGGTAGCCGGTTGCGATATCTGCCAAGATGTTTGTCCTTGGAATCAGCGCTTTGCCCAGGAAACTGACATACTAGACTTTCAGCCCTATCCTTGGAATATTGCGCCAACCTTAGCCGACTTAGCGGCCAGCACCGACGAAGACTGCGATCGCCGCTTTCGAGCCTCAGCCCTCCGTCGGCTCAAACCCGCCATGGTACGCCGCAATGCCCAGGCAGCCCTCGCCCACCGTCCGAGTCCCTCACTGGAACAGGAATCCGGAGAGCAGGAGCGGCAGCAAGAGAGCGATCGCTAAAATCACCACGACCGTCACCGCATCAATATTGAGTACATTCTTCGGTGGTTCTGTCATCATTCCCCTGAGACTAGCTGTCGTCAACCTGCAACCTGAGTAGAAACGACCTAGCCTCAACTCTGCTGCCTACACCACCCATTCTAAGAGACGAGCGACCATTAGGCGATCGCCTGCACCCAACCTTGTCGTATGATCCTCACACGTGCCTGGGAAACACGTTACCCGATCACAACGTCATAGATCTCCTCTGATACTCTTCATGAACAACGCAACACTTTTATGATCAACACTTCTCGATTCTCTCGGTCGATGACAGCATCAGTGCTGGGATGTGTCTTGCTTGGATTGGGGGCGGCGATCGCTCCCCCCGTCTTAGCCAACGAGACCGATGATTTCCTTCTCCTCGACCTAACGCGGGCCCGCAACCTAGCCCGTCAAGCCATTGAGCGCGAGAATGGTGGTCTTGGACAATATCGGGCAGAGGCCGCCATGCATGGCTTCAGCGCCGATACCCCCCATACCGTCAATGCTGATGGAAGCTGGACATTTCTCTTCCAGGGCTATGATCCAAGAACGCTGGCTCCTGGCCGGGCATTAACCTACAGCGTTGAAAGCGAAGTCACGGTTAGCCCAACTGGACAAGTCAGCATTGACTACAACGGCCCCCTGCGCAGCACCTCTGCCACGGCTGGCTCATCCCCCCTCACGGGTAGCGACACTGTTGAAGACTACCGCATCTCTCTCGATCTCAACCGGGCCAAAAATCTAGCACGCCAAGCTGCCGAACGGGAAAACGGTGGACTGGGGCAATATCGGGCCGAGATCGCTATGCATCAAGACGGAGCCAGTGCTCCCCATGTGGTGAATGCTGATGGCAGTTGGACGTTTACCTTCCAAGGCTTTGACCCTCGCACCGCTACTACCATGGGTGTTGTCACCTACACGGTGGAAAGCGTTGTCACGGTGACGCCAGCAGGCGAGATCACGATTGACTACAACGGCCCAATTCGCTAACGCTTTTTAGCCTTGCTCCGGCGGCGCGACGTAGTTTTGGACGAACGGCTGGTTTTGCGGGGTGGGCGGGTGATCTTCTTATAGGTAGACGTCAGCCAATCGGCTCCATAGTGGCTCATGGCTCCTACCTCCAACCCGACGCCCAAGGCTAAGAGTTCGATCAGCCATTGCTGTAGCGATCGCTGGGTGAGCAAACCCAGGTCAGCCCATGTCCAGCCAAATTCTCCTAGTTGATTGGCCAGGGCGATCGCAGCCACCCCTAGCACCAAGAGCCAGAGCAGCAAGTAGAGCACTCGCACCACCGTACCCACCACAGGGCCGTGCGACCAGAGCGATCGATGCTTGAGGCGGCTGCGGTAGGGCAACCAAATCCACCGCAGCCAGCCCCAGCGTTTATATTGCACAGAATGAATATCGAGGTCGGGGCCAAGCATCAAGCCACCCAGCAGAAAACCGCTCAGCACCCAGAGGGTGAGGTAACTGCTGCCCGTGCTCACCAATGCACCGGCTGCAACCAGCGGTAAGCAAAGGATGGTGATGCGATCGTGGGTGCGACCTGAGGGCATTGAAAAAATTATCAGATTTTTCTAATATGTTGCATCTTAGCAGGTGTTTGTCTGCTACAATGTGATCTTGTGTTCAGCAGTTGTCCCCTCAGGGGCGGTTAGCTCAGTTGGTAGAGCGCCT
The Leptolyngbya sp. CCY15150 DNA segment above includes these coding regions:
- the queG gene encoding tRNA epoxyqueuosine(34) reductase QueG, whose protein sequence is MTDSEPHANQISLSDRIKHQAQALGFHRVGIASVEAADRDGAAQRLQAWLKQGYQAEMAWMANPKRQDIDQVMPGVRSLICVALNYYTPHAHSDDPSHGKISRYGWGRDYHRVLQSRLKALATWIEQQGEGIETRYYVDTGPISDKFWAEQAGIGWVAKNGNLITRDYGSWVFLGEVLTNLDLTPDRPHIPHCGTCTRCMDACPTGAIAQPFVVDANRCIAYHTIENRADQLPEAIASQMQGWVAGCDICQDVCPWNQRFAQETDILDFQPYPWNIAPTLADLAASTDEDCDRRFRASALRRLKPAMVRRNAQAALAHRPSPSLEQESGEQERQQESDR
- a CDS encoding metal-binding protein, with the translated sequence MPSGRTHDRITILCLPLVAAGALVSTGSSYLTLWVLSGFLLGGLMLGPDLDIHSVQYKRWGWLRWIWLPYRSRLKHRSLWSHGPVVGTVVRVLYLLLWLLVLGVAAIALANQLGEFGWTWADLGLLTQRSLQQWLIELLALGVGLEVGAMSHYGADWLTSTYKKITRPPRKTSRSSKTTSRRRSKAKKR
- the wecB gene encoding UDP-N-acetylglucosamine 2-epimerase (non-hydrolyzing), which produces MKILNVVGARPNFVKIAPILRQMNLYSTMQWQLVHTGQHYDDRMSQVFFDDLQLPAPDVFLGIGSGSHAEQTGRTMIALEEVMQDYQPDLVLVVGDVNSTLAGALAASKLHIPIAHVEAGLRSWDRTMPEEINRICTDAISDLFFTTSAIATDNLLREGIAPEAIHFVGNVMIDSLKANLERARHQSTLLETYPVQPQQYGLVTLHRPGNVDDPVMLERLLEAIATVSERVPLLFPMHPRTQQRLETFGLQARLDSLDQVWVTPPLGYLDFICALSSAQFTLMDSSGVQEETTVLGIPCLTMRDNTDRPETVIEGTNTLVGQDPDRIIQEVFQILEGQGKTGRVPDLWDGNTAERIVDILAVWGAALPATTPCSTVV
- a CDS encoding bifunctional oligoribonuclease/PAP phosphatase NrnA, encoding MTDSDHALSHSHPDPSPSHPAEKPSASSCDESDRKIQELKQVLDRHRGDRVLVLLQDFPDPDALSCAWAFQLIAKQYEIRCDLVYAGTLSHQENIALVKLTGLPVQRWTPQKARERDLSTYQGYVLIDSQGGTTQLLSLVQSANIPALIIVDHHNVQDDLKPEFADIRSHTRATATIFTQYIQSGLIKFDTGNREHVKCATALIHGLRSDTNGLMHAQEEDFLAAGFLSRFHDSQLLNAVLQASRSKQVMDVIERALRNRVLENNFSISGIGYLRYDYRDAIPQAADFLVTEENVHTAVVYGIVYDEDEDLEVVIGSLRTNKITLDPDEFIKEAFGQDNQGRFFGGGRAMAGGFEIPMGFLTGYNENSEYTQLKWQVFDAQIKQKLERLVDPEEGEIRTM
- a CDS encoding AEC family transporter translates to MPDLIPALIKLYIPLMGWISLGWVLGRLLPKGASAKLGQFIFWIGLPISIVAFLYRADLSGWILIAPVTAWVAIAVGAAFAWVWIDLGVGDERLRAMSKGLDDHAPNTGLILRNSDWSRATQGSFLLAMMVGNTGYMGFPVVLGLVGPDYFAWALFYDLLGTFVGVYGVGVVLAAKYGTVGEGSSVKLSEKILKNPAIWSLGFGLLLRLVNLPEFAETSLRTCAWGIVNLALVLIGMQLSQLTSLRKLKQALPCLGIKMVLVPLVVGTGLMFFGVAEQTQLALVLQMGMPPAFATVVFAEAYGLDRELAVTTLVFGCLALLVLLPLWVLLFGVMT